The following proteins are encoded in a genomic region of Paenibacillus sp. FSL H3-0469:
- a CDS encoding DNRLRE domain-containing protein, which produces MKQWLQGSGNPFGWILSVLGLIVVLSAVAVPGTARAAGTITLDEPPGGYASSGGPVEVSGTYTGLYDVRLYANGTAQFEALLDDPDGDDSGSWSYTLDTSRYNGPVELVARGLDTTTRYGVWSPSVTLEVNNPAGVAPVVTITGPDEGIAVTGLVTVTVQAESATPVSAVQVRVNRGPWQQAAYNGTEYVYAWNTAGIGDRTVSLEARAANAPGRYGYSPTVYAQVGAGTHDPAIPLPDQDRAMWIWEPESYKLLLNPGSREVLESFVTDTTTFGSEPVTTLYLAVGNYAGYRALEEQEDELRSFMRWAHERNLNVHALVAGGTSPAYMGAYERYHSHAIREIEQIINYNLAAAEDEKFDGINVDIEPYISPDFKDPSKFLQKEYLDGLRKMIDRRDTAGIRLPFGPAVPKWYDSSEQGANIQWNGTTKWLSEHIQDISDYISIMDYRDSADGTAGIIAGAAGELAYAEAIGKPNSVVIGVETLDIANSGDPETITFLEEGLTHMEAELDKVYAASGLSSAFGGIAVHHYDSYRALPSYWGPGGVFWTAPEDHEAPSAPAGTPTAVASDYQSIRLNYGMATDNLEVDRYVIYRSTVPGFTPTSADIAGLARSLNYQDKGLLPDTTYYYRVAARDLAGNIGPLSGEVSAVTGSTALKPLIVTDMQLSYTGTAAAASMKVRDYATGEVLTGAAIEGRFTYSAGRYAAAVTGADGRAAFTSEAIPTGRQAGFEPRRVQAPGYYYASAHDLPHTTALLPHGGLSGLTLSAGVWDKPFAAGDKAYTVTVNSNVSSLQITPVTAKASDAVRINGMTVASGTAASVTIGSEPADVPVLVYHKDGTVDLYLLRIEKSALADPVVPVTMDAYVHEHQPSVNFGQEPVLEIADLPNAQGGGDRIAFMKAELNLSGTAVQTVTMNVYVTAAPASPVTLALKGYTGAQWTENGITWNNRPVSGGTNLGTVRVTGAGLYSADVTSYVLTATAAGLTPTFQWSDPNTSGIVVTLASSENSDNKPYLLVNSGM; this is translated from the coding sequence ATGAAGCAATGGCTGCAGGGCTCTGGTAACCCGTTTGGATGGATTCTATCGGTGTTAGGTCTGATTGTTGTACTCTCAGCAGTGGCGGTCCCGGGCACAGCCCGGGCCGCAGGCACCATTACACTGGATGAACCGCCTGGGGGATACGCTTCCTCCGGCGGGCCGGTTGAAGTCAGCGGCACCTATACCGGACTGTATGATGTCCGGCTGTATGCGAACGGGACGGCACAGTTCGAGGCGCTGCTGGATGACCCGGACGGGGATGACAGCGGCAGCTGGTCTTATACGCTCGACACCTCCCGGTATAACGGTCCGGTGGAGCTGGTGGCCCGCGGGCTGGATACCACCACCCGCTACGGGGTGTGGAGTCCGTCTGTCACCCTTGAGGTGAACAACCCAGCAGGCGTTGCACCAGTGGTGACGATTACGGGTCCGGATGAAGGGATTGCTGTGACCGGATTGGTGACGGTCACCGTTCAGGCAGAATCGGCTACGCCGGTCTCCGCCGTGCAGGTCCGGGTGAACCGGGGCCCTTGGCAACAGGCTGCGTATAACGGCACGGAATATGTATATGCCTGGAATACGGCGGGCATCGGCGACCGCACGGTCAGCCTGGAGGCCCGGGCCGCGAATGCGCCGGGACGTTACGGCTACAGTCCGACCGTCTATGCGCAGGTCGGTGCCGGTACCCACGATCCGGCAATTCCCCTGCCGGATCAGGACCGGGCGATGTGGATCTGGGAGCCGGAGAGCTATAAGCTGCTGCTGAATCCAGGCTCGCGCGAAGTACTGGAGTCCTTCGTTACGGATACCACGACCTTCGGTTCAGAGCCGGTCACGACCCTGTATCTGGCCGTGGGCAACTACGCCGGCTACCGGGCGCTGGAGGAGCAGGAGGATGAGCTGCGATCCTTCATGCGCTGGGCGCATGAGCGGAACTTAAATGTTCATGCCCTTGTGGCGGGCGGAACCTCCCCGGCTTATATGGGCGCATACGAGCGCTATCATAGTCATGCCATCCGTGAGATCGAGCAGATTATCAACTACAATCTTGCAGCGGCCGAAGATGAGAAGTTCGATGGAATCAATGTGGACATCGAGCCGTATATATCCCCGGACTTCAAAGATCCAAGCAAATTTCTGCAAAAGGAATACCTGGATGGCCTGCGTAAAATGATTGACCGCCGGGATACAGCCGGTATCCGGCTGCCCTTTGGCCCGGCTGTGCCTAAATGGTATGACTCCTCTGAGCAGGGGGCGAATATCCAGTGGAACGGCACAACGAAATGGCTGTCCGAGCATATCCAGGATATCTCTGATTATATCTCCATCATGGATTACCGGGATTCCGCAGACGGAACGGCCGGTATCATTGCCGGAGCTGCCGGTGAGCTGGCCTATGCCGAAGCCATCGGCAAGCCGAATTCTGTAGTCATTGGAGTGGAGACGCTGGATATTGCCAACAGCGGCGACCCGGAGACGATCACCTTCCTGGAAGAAGGGCTCACGCATATGGAAGCCGAGCTGGACAAGGTCTATGCCGCTTCCGGGCTGAGCAGCGCCTTCGGCGGAATCGCTGTCCATCACTATGATTCCTACCGGGCCCTGCCTTCGTATTGGGGACCGGGCGGCGTTTTCTGGACAGCACCGGAAGATCATGAAGCCCCGTCCGCCCCTGCGGGTACGCCAACCGCTGTTGCCAGTGACTATCAGAGCATAAGACTGAATTACGGAATGGCTACTGACAATTTAGAGGTAGACCGCTACGTTATCTACCGCAGTACGGTCCCCGGCTTCACGCCAACCTCGGCGGATATCGCCGGACTTGCCCGGAGCCTGAATTATCAGGACAAGGGACTGCTCCCGGACACCACCTACTATTACCGGGTGGCTGCCCGCGATCTGGCGGGCAATATCGGCCCGTTATCCGGTGAAGTGTCTGCTGTCACCGGCAGTACGGCGCTTAAGCCGTTGATTGTGACGGATATGCAGCTCTCCTACACTGGTACCGCTGCGGCAGCTTCGATGAAGGTGCGCGATTATGCCACAGGGGAAGTGCTTACAGGAGCTGCAATAGAAGGCCGCTTCACGTATTCGGCGGGCCGTTATGCAGCGGCAGTTACGGGCGCGGATGGACGGGCAGCCTTCACCTCGGAGGCGATTCCGACCGGCCGTCAAGCCGGGTTCGAGCCGAGAAGAGTTCAGGCTCCCGGTTATTACTACGCCAGCGCCCATGACCTGCCGCACACCACGGCGCTGCTGCCGCATGGCGGGCTTAGCGGATTAACGTTATCGGCAGGAGTGTGGGACAAGCCTTTCGCGGCGGGTGACAAGGCCTATACCGTAACAGTCAACAGCAATGTATCTTCGTTACAGATCACCCCGGTTACCGCCAAGGCATCGGATGCAGTACGGATTAACGGGATGACTGTGGCATCGGGAACGGCCGCGTCCGTTACGATCGGGTCAGAGCCTGCTGATGTGCCGGTCTTAGTCTATCACAAGGATGGAACCGTGGATCTGTATCTGCTGCGTATCGAGAAAAGTGCTCTGGCAGATCCGGTGGTTCCGGTGACCATGGATGCTTATGTCCATGAGCATCAGCCCTCCGTTAATTTCGGGCAGGAGCCTGTGCTGGAGATTGCCGATCTGCCGAATGCACAGGGCGGAGGGGACCGCATCGCCTTCATGAAGGCTGAACTGAATCTCTCCGGGACAGCGGTGCAGACCGTAACTATGAACGTGTATGTCACTGCTGCCCCGGCTTCTCCGGTTACCCTTGCACTGAAAGGGTACACTGGAGCGCAGTGGACCGAGAACGGCATTACGTGGAATAACCGTCCCGTCAGCGGCGGAACTAACCTCGGAACGGTCCGGGTCACCGGGGCTGGGTTGTACAGTGCGGATGTAACTTCTTATGTGCTTACGGCAACGGCAGCGGGGCTTACACCAACCTTCCAGTGGAGTGATCCTAATACATCGGGAATCGTTGTAACGCTGGCCAGTTCAGAGAATTCGGATAACAAGCCTTATTTGTTGGTTAATAGCGGAATGTAA
- a CDS encoding glucosamine-6-phosphate deaminase: MEERFIPAEEHLVERIRVLVYNERSQMGAAAAGAVGRSIRDLQKQSTTPVRIVFAAAPSQNELYEGLVKEQGIDWSRVHAFHMDEYIGLPEDAPQRFGNYLLERLFSRVNPGRIELLGRSGNIEEECQRYAALLNEAPIDIVCLGIGENGHIAFNDPPVADFADPLVVKAVELDEACRTQQVNDGCFASLDDVPTHALTLTVPALMAGRHLFAIVPGLAKRAALQAALHGPISTACPASVLRTHPAITLFTDRDAFSS; encoded by the coding sequence ATGGAAGAGAGGTTCATTCCGGCAGAGGAGCATTTAGTAGAGCGTATTCGTGTTCTCGTCTATAACGAGCGCAGCCAGATGGGAGCAGCGGCCGCAGGAGCGGTCGGGCGTAGCATCAGAGACTTGCAGAAGCAGTCCACGACTCCGGTCCGTATCGTATTTGCAGCGGCTCCGTCACAGAATGAGTTGTATGAAGGGCTGGTGAAGGAACAGGGGATTGACTGGTCCCGGGTACACGCTTTTCATATGGATGAATATATCGGCCTGCCGGAAGACGCCCCCCAGCGCTTCGGCAACTACCTGCTGGAACGGTTGTTCAGCAGAGTTAATCCCGGACGGATCGAGCTGCTAGGCCGGTCGGGCAATATTGAAGAGGAGTGCCAGAGATACGCAGCGCTGCTGAATGAAGCGCCTATTGATATCGTCTGTCTCGGCATCGGGGAGAACGGGCATATTGCGTTCAATGATCCGCCTGTAGCCGATTTCGCCGATCCGCTTGTTGTTAAGGCGGTCGAATTAGACGAAGCCTGCCGGACACAGCAGGTAAATGACGGCTGCTTCGCCAGCCTGGACGATGTACCTACCCATGCGCTGACGCTGACCGTGCCTGCCCTGATGGCAGGCCGCCATCTGTTCGCCATTGTTCCCGGCTTGGCTAAGAGGGCCGCGCTTCAGGCTGCGCTTCATGGTCCGATAAGTACCGCGTGTCCGGCGAGCGTACTGCGGACACATCCCGCCATTACGCTGTTCACGGACCGGGATGCCTTCAGCTCATGA
- a CDS encoding amidohydrolase family protein encodes MNGVISGRHYRTGLPLEVHVNGGVIEAVHTLAENPHMADWPWLAPGLVDLQVNGGWGLDFNTLPLVPETVAGLSRRLLARGVTSYCPTLITNGPDQLTLAASAIAETVRTQPDIAGLIAGIHLEGPFLSPEDGPRGAHPLEHICPPDWEAFCRWQEAAEGLIRIITVSPEWPGAAAFISQCSATGVRVSIGHTAASPEQIREAVAAGAVMSTHLGNGTHLTLPRHPHYLWEQLAADELYGCIIADGCHLPDALLKVILRVKQSRAILVSDAVSLSGMAPGAYRLHIGGDVVLTPEGRLHLAGHPRLLAGSAMMLADQVAYLARAGLVPLADALDCASLHPARLLGLPQAAGLTAGRPADLIGFRKGGGGDLEIQAVWKNGRLAAAEKH; translated from the coding sequence ATGAACGGTGTGATTTCGGGAAGACATTACAGAACCGGCCTGCCGCTTGAGGTCCACGTTAACGGTGGAGTTATTGAAGCGGTTCATACGCTGGCCGAGAACCCGCATATGGCAGATTGGCCCTGGCTTGCGCCGGGGCTGGTCGATTTGCAGGTGAACGGCGGCTGGGGCCTGGACTTCAATACGCTGCCGCTTGTACCGGAGACTGTAGCCGGACTCTCACGCCGCCTGCTGGCCCGGGGAGTCACCTCGTATTGCCCGACCCTTATAACCAATGGGCCGGACCAGCTTACCCTGGCGGCGTCCGCGATTGCTGAAACCGTGCGGACACAGCCGGATATCGCCGGGCTGATCGCAGGCATCCATCTGGAGGGGCCTTTCCTGTCGCCGGAGGATGGTCCGCGCGGGGCGCATCCCCTGGAGCATATCTGCCCGCCTGACTGGGAAGCCTTCTGTCGCTGGCAGGAAGCGGCGGAGGGGCTGATCCGGATTATCACTGTGTCACCCGAATGGCCGGGGGCCGCAGCCTTCATCTCCCAGTGCAGCGCCACCGGCGTCCGGGTATCCATTGGGCACACGGCCGCGTCGCCGGAGCAGATCCGGGAAGCGGTGGCTGCAGGCGCGGTGATGTCCACTCATCTGGGCAACGGAACACACCTTACACTCCCGCGCCATCCCCACTATCTGTGGGAGCAGTTGGCTGCCGATGAGCTGTACGGCTGCATAATTGCCGACGGCTGCCACCTGCCGGATGCGCTGCTGAAGGTGATTCTGCGGGTCAAGCAGAGCCGGGCGATTCTCGTCAGCGATGCCGTCTCGCTGAGCGGCATGGCACCGGGGGCTTACCGGCTGCATATCGGCGGCGACGTGGTGCTGACGCCGGAAGGGCGGCTGCATCTGGCCGGCCATCCGCGGCTGCTGGCCGGTTCGGCCATGATGCTGGCGGACCAGGTGGCCTACCTGGCCCGGGCCGGGCTGGTGCCGCTTGCGGACGCGCTCGATTGCGCTTCGCTTCATCCGGCCCGGCTGCTGGGCCTTCCGCAGGCTGCCGGACTTACCGCAGGCAGGCCTGCGGATCTGATCGGCTTCCGCAAGGGCGGCGGTGGAGACCTGGAGATCCAAGCGGTATGGAAGAACGGCCGGCTTGCAGCGGCCGAGAAGCATTAG
- a CDS encoding family 20 glycosylhydrolase, with protein MLSLIPEPKQIRMTEKEPWRAGGEVRLRLVMEVDDPRLVLHCRRAFPGREVTSAAPEAGEGYSLLIEGFAESKETESIGSTESTESTESTESTGSTGITSAHTEPGASGQDAAWAAPGEAGWNNVRTSAPDLNEADLSALKGRTEGYWLEVSASGVIIRALDAPGLYYGLQTLLQLQSLHGDSDIPAVSITDWPDTELRVMNFDLRQTFSKPERLTLYLADFSRYKTNAVLIEYEDKFPFSTYREFAHPQHALSREQLEALQAAAHEHYIEIIPLQQSFGHLEYVLRHDAWKHLRETEESTGEICPSHPQTYELITGLLAEMMDAHPGSRYIHLGCDEVYSLCECEVCSKEFDGVRERAFISFLNRLIEFTASRGRQPIFWHDMLDKYPPAELAKLDPRSAAMIWIYNGRNIKHEVTSLTHKFRALGIEVMGAPAVRSFDWAEHQNYPVIDNRTDNLLQWAETAEQLDIRCMVATNWTGPFSLGVPYGVFETTWYPMLLHADLAWNRRADADTFIDRFLELFHGISPETGHAQLGNYLLEDYYDIIWKLLDNVQRNKDYAELIAIMHDFEVATDRSRAIHKYAYRWELYPGDSAEWRSLLNNYTRNHNGREDVRPRMLEALMQYQPPDMAEHFVTSRFYLHDYLERTLYQELGLVHSEG; from the coding sequence ATGCTTAGCTTAATACCCGAGCCGAAGCAGATAAGGATGACAGAGAAGGAACCATGGCGGGCAGGCGGGGAAGTCCGTCTGCGGCTGGTCATGGAAGTGGATGACCCCCGGCTGGTGCTTCATTGCCGGCGGGCTTTTCCCGGCCGGGAAGTCACCTCTGCCGCTCCGGAAGCAGGTGAGGGATACTCGCTGCTGATTGAGGGGTTTGCAGAAAGTAAGGAAACTGAGAGCATTGGGAGTACTGAGAGTACTGAGAGTACTGAGAGCACTGAGAGTACTGGGAGCACTGGGATCACTTCGGCGCACACTGAACCCGGAGCTTCCGGGCAGGATGCCGCATGGGCAGCGCCTGGAGAAGCCGGATGGAATAACGTCAGGACTTCAGCTCCTGATCTTAATGAGGCGGACCTGTCCGCGCTGAAGGGCCGGACGGAAGGCTACTGGCTGGAGGTTAGCGCAAGCGGTGTGATCATCCGCGCACTGGACGCTCCAGGGCTCTATTACGGCTTGCAGACGCTGCTGCAATTGCAGAGCCTGCACGGTGATAGCGATATTCCGGCGGTGTCCATTACGGATTGGCCCGATACGGAGCTTAGGGTGATGAATTTCGATCTGCGACAGACCTTCTCGAAGCCGGAGCGGCTGACCCTATATCTGGCTGATTTCTCACGCTATAAGACAAATGCGGTGCTCATTGAATACGAGGACAAATTCCCGTTCAGCACGTACCGGGAATTCGCCCATCCGCAGCATGCGCTTAGCCGGGAACAGCTGGAGGCGCTCCAGGCTGCGGCCCATGAGCATTATATCGAGATTATCCCGCTGCAGCAGAGCTTCGGCCATCTGGAGTATGTGCTCCGCCATGATGCCTGGAAGCATCTGCGGGAGACCGAAGAGTCTACAGGCGAGATCTGCCCATCCCATCCGCAGACATATGAGCTGATTACCGGCCTGCTTGCGGAGATGATGGACGCCCATCCCGGATCGCGTTACATCCATCTCGGCTGTGACGAGGTGTACAGCCTGTGTGAATGTGAAGTGTGCAGCAAGGAGTTCGACGGTGTGCGAGAGCGTGCCTTCATCTCCTTCCTGAATCGTCTGATCGAATTCACGGCCAGCCGGGGACGGCAGCCGATCTTCTGGCATGACATGCTGGACAAATACCCGCCCGCAGAGCTGGCGAAGCTTGATCCGCGCAGCGCAGCGATGATCTGGATCTATAACGGCCGCAACATCAAACATGAAGTCACTTCCCTGACCCATAAGTTCAGAGCGCTTGGCATTGAGGTGATGGGTGCTCCTGCGGTCCGCAGCTTCGACTGGGCGGAGCATCAGAACTACCCGGTGATTGATAACCGGACCGACAATCTGCTGCAGTGGGCAGAGACCGCAGAGCAATTGGATATCCGCTGTATGGTGGCAACGAACTGGACGGGTCCCTTCAGCCTTGGCGTTCCTTATGGCGTGTTCGAGACCACCTGGTACCCGATGCTCCTTCATGCCGATCTCGCCTGGAACCGGCGTGCGGATGCCGATACGTTCATCGACCGCTTCCTGGAGCTGTTCCATGGTATCTCACCCGAGACAGGCCATGCACAGCTTGGCAATTACCTGTTGGAGGATTACTACGATATCATCTGGAAGCTGCTTGATAATGTCCAGAGGAATAAGGATTACGCCGAGCTAATCGCAATTATGCATGATTTTGAGGTGGCGACCGACCGTTCCAGGGCAATCCACAAGTATGCCTACCGCTGGGAGCTGTACCCCGGCGACAGCGCGGAATGGCGCTCTCTGCTGAACAATTACACACGTAACCATAACGGACGCGAAGACGTCCGGCCCCGGATGCTGGAGGCACTTATGCAATACCAGCCCCCGGATATGGCTGAGCATTTCGTCACATCGCGTTTCTATCTGCATGATTATCTGGAGCGGACACTCTATCAGGAGCTGGGACTTGTCCACAGCGAGGGTTAG
- a CDS encoding glycoside hydrolase family 3 protein, translating into MQLNKVNTPQDPAAMNLEDKISLMCVVGTPSTAAEPEFRERMSGNRFGGIGLFPHNVKDEQQTLKLMAEVQSITGDSGLPQPYYVSIDEEGGTLSKFKTFYPYIPGNRAAGLSPDAETAYLQGKIIGSQLHALGIPMNWAPVLDVNTNIDNPVVGVRSFGEDPEVVAAFGKAYIRGMHEAGVAVTAKHFPGHGQVSGDSHVVLPECELTIEELMNGPLLPFIAAIEAGADSIMMGHLVFPAIPESQGLPASLSPFFAGELLRMRLGFEGVICTDDIEMGAIKKNFNPEDVGVLAVLAGNDMILMCHTPEFQERVIAGIRQAVLDGVIAESRIDESINRILRLYAKFQQYQAAAQPIPRGSWKEAALQYARRTVKISRDPQQLLPLSAERSYLLILPRQEQLTIADNSGGQTIGLASLLEAQGLPVQVEYCSMKPEAAEIAGLCAKAAGHIVIQGTLNAHLFQGQLELAAQLAATGPLLNLVLRNPYDDAYLPQNAGSILLCSTSDYSLQALAEVLSG; encoded by the coding sequence ATGCAGCTGAATAAAGTGAATACCCCGCAAGATCCGGCAGCCATGAATCTGGAGGACAAAATATCCCTGATGTGTGTGGTCGGAACCCCCTCCACAGCAGCGGAGCCGGAATTCCGTGAACGGATGTCCGGGAACCGCTTCGGCGGGATCGGCCTGTTCCCTCATAATGTTAAGGATGAGCAGCAGACGCTGAAGCTGATGGCGGAGGTTCAGTCCATTACCGGAGACTCGGGCCTTCCGCAGCCTTATTATGTATCAATCGATGAGGAGGGAGGTACGCTCTCCAAGTTCAAGACCTTTTATCCGTACATCCCTGGTAACCGTGCCGCCGGATTAAGCCCGGATGCCGAGACCGCTTATCTCCAGGGTAAAATCATCGGCAGCCAGCTCCACGCGCTCGGCATCCCGATGAACTGGGCACCGGTGCTGGATGTGAATACGAACATAGACAATCCAGTTGTAGGGGTGCGTTCCTTCGGCGAAGACCCTGAAGTAGTAGCCGCCTTCGGCAAGGCATATATCCGAGGAATGCATGAGGCAGGTGTAGCAGTCACGGCCAAGCATTTCCCCGGCCATGGACAAGTCAGCGGGGATTCCCACGTTGTCCTGCCAGAGTGCGAACTCACAATAGAGGAATTAATGAATGGACCGCTGCTGCCATTCATCGCTGCCATCGAAGCCGGGGCCGATTCAATCATGATGGGTCATCTGGTCTTTCCGGCTATTCCCGAGTCGCAAGGACTGCCTGCTTCACTCAGCCCGTTCTTCGCCGGAGAGCTGCTGCGCATGCGTCTGGGCTTCGAGGGTGTCATCTGCACGGATGACATTGAGATGGGCGCGATCAAGAAGAATTTCAACCCGGAAGATGTGGGAGTACTGGCTGTGCTGGCCGGCAACGATATGATTCTGATGTGTCATACGCCGGAATTCCAGGAGCGGGTCATCGCTGGTATCCGACAAGCTGTTCTGGACGGCGTCATCGCCGAGTCCAGAATTGACGAATCGATCAACCGTATCCTCCGCCTCTATGCGAAATTCCAGCAATATCAAGCGGCAGCACAGCCCATTCCGCGCGGGAGCTGGAAAGAGGCGGCCCTACAATACGCGCGACGCACGGTCAAGATCAGCCGTGACCCGCAGCAATTACTGCCGCTGTCTGCAGAACGCTCCTATCTGCTGATCTTGCCGCGGCAGGAGCAGCTCACCATCGCCGACAACTCCGGCGGCCAGACCATCGGCTTGGCCTCACTGCTGGAAGCGCAGGGCTTGCCCGTGCAGGTAGAATATTGCAGCATGAAGCCTGAAGCTGCTGAGATTGCGGGCTTATGCGCCAAGGCTGCCGGACATATCGTGATTCAGGGGACGCTGAATGCCCATCTGTTCCAGGGACAACTCGAACTTGCCGCGCAGCTAGCAGCGACGGGGCCCCTGCTGAACCTGGTGCTGCGCAACCCGTATGACGATGCTTACCTGCCGCAGAACGCCGGAAGCATCCTGCTGTGCTCAACCTCTGATTATTCGCTTCAGGCGCTGGCGGAAGTATTGAGCGGCTGA
- a CDS encoding beta-L-arabinofuranosidase domain-containing protein, whose product MRELKGKQVILQDHDLKRREEANRRYLMKLTNDNLLFNYKVEAGRYDGRDIPADAHGGWETPVCQIRGHFLGHWLSAAAIRYHETGDLEIKVKADLILDELAECQKDNGGQWAAPIPEKYLHWVAQGKAIWAPQYNIHKLFMGLVDMHQFTSSGKALDIANRFADWFVDWSSTFTREKFDDILDMETGGMLEAWADLLQITGDTKYTTLLERYYRSRLFRPLLENKDPLTNMHANTTIPEVLGCARAYEVTDEQRWMDIVTAYWKCAVTERGMLATGGNTAGEVWMPKMKMKARLGDKNQEHCTVYNMIRLAEFLFRHTSNPAYAQYIEYNMYNGIMAQAYYQEYHLTGNKHSDPATGLLTYFLPMKAGLRKDWSTETDSFFCCHGTMVQANAALNRGIYYQEQDDLYVCQYFRSELTTEIHGESVRIQQSQDHMSGSMLNSSNTAGQQELNEITALHENMPDYRKYDFTVHTGSASEFAVHLRIPDWIMSEAVIYVNGELHGKSADHSAFYTILRNWQDGDRISIILPVGIRFIPLPDDEQTGAFRYGPEVLAGITENERILYTPLADAAGEIIMENEREWGSWRYFFKTTRQDPGIQLRRIRDIGYEPYQVYFPVRNE is encoded by the coding sequence ATGAGAGAATTGAAAGGCAAACAGGTCATTCTTCAAGATCATGATTTAAAACGCAGGGAAGAGGCCAACCGCCGGTATCTGATGAAACTGACAAATGACAATCTCTTGTTCAACTATAAAGTAGAAGCAGGAAGATATGACGGCAGGGATATTCCAGCGGATGCACACGGGGGGTGGGAGACGCCTGTCTGCCAGATCCGCGGACATTTCCTGGGACACTGGCTGTCTGCGGCAGCGATCCGGTATCATGAGACCGGGGATCTGGAAATCAAGGTGAAGGCTGACCTTATCCTGGACGAGCTGGCAGAATGCCAGAAGGACAACGGCGGACAATGGGCTGCACCGATTCCCGAGAAATATCTGCACTGGGTAGCTCAAGGCAAGGCAATTTGGGCGCCGCAATATAACATTCATAAGTTATTCATGGGACTTGTGGACATGCACCAGTTCACTAGCAGCGGCAAGGCGCTTGACATCGCCAATCGTTTTGCCGACTGGTTCGTCGACTGGAGCAGTACCTTCACCAGAGAGAAGTTCGATGACATCCTGGATATGGAGACAGGCGGTATGCTGGAGGCTTGGGCGGACCTGCTTCAGATTACAGGAGATACCAAGTATACGACCTTGCTTGAACGTTATTACCGCAGCAGATTGTTCCGTCCGTTATTGGAAAATAAGGACCCGCTGACTAACATGCATGCCAACACGACCATTCCTGAAGTACTTGGCTGTGCCAGAGCTTACGAGGTCACCGACGAGCAACGCTGGATGGATATCGTTACGGCCTACTGGAAATGTGCGGTCACTGAGCGGGGAATGCTGGCTACCGGCGGCAATACAGCGGGTGAAGTGTGGATGCCGAAGATGAAGATGAAGGCCCGTCTTGGAGACAAGAATCAGGAGCATTGTACCGTGTATAACATGATTCGTCTGGCTGAGTTCCTGTTCCGGCACACCTCGAATCCGGCTTACGCGCAGTATATCGAATATAATATGTACAACGGGATTATGGCGCAAGCTTATTACCAGGAGTATCATCTGACCGGCAATAAGCACAGCGACCCCGCAACCGGACTGCTCACCTACTTCTTGCCGATGAAGGCCGGGCTGCGTAAGGATTGGAGTACGGAGACGGATAGTTTCTTCTGCTGCCACGGAACGATGGTCCAGGCCAATGCGGCGCTGAACAGAGGCATCTATTATCAGGAGCAGGACGACCTTTATGTCTGCCAGTATTTCCGTTCGGAGCTGACCACCGAGATCCACGGAGAGAGCGTGCGGATTCAGCAATCCCAGGACCATATGAGCGGAAGCATGCTGAACTCCTCGAACACGGCAGGACAGCAGGAATTGAATGAGATTACTGCACTTCATGAGAACATGCCGGATTACAGAAAATATGACTTCACCGTTCATACCGGCTCTGCCAGCGAGTTTGCCGTCCATCTGCGGATTCCAGACTGGATCATGTCAGAAGCTGTGATCTATGTGAACGGCGAGCTGCACGGGAAGTCTGCGGATCACTCCGCCTTCTATACAATACTGCGGAACTGGCAGGACGGCGACCGGATCAGCATCATTCTGCCCGTAGGCATCCGCTTCATTCCTCTGCCCGACGATGAGCAGACCGGCGCGTTCCGCTATGGCCCGGAAGTGCTGGCCGGTATTACGGAGAATGAGCGGATTCTATACACTCCGTTAGCCGATGCAGCCGGTGAGATTATCATGGAGAACGAGCGGGAGTGGGGGAGCTGGCGTTACTTCTTCAAGACCACCCGTCAGGACCCGGGCATCCAGCTCAGAAGAATCCGTGATATCGGGTATGAGCCTTATCAGGTGTATTTCCCGGTGCGAAACGAATAG